The DNA sequence CATTTTCACTTCAGTTCGGCGTTCGAATCTATGTAGGATTCTTTTACCACAAACATCATAACAAACAAAAGTGTCTATGTTTCTTTCGCTCTCCATTttcacttcaatttttttttcgaaaCTATCAATCTCCTTGAGCCCTCAGCCTTTCCGTAATGGCTGTCCTTTCCGTAATGGTTGTCTGTCGAGAACATCAGGAGCCATTATCAATTGTCTCCAATCTAGAGTAGGTTTGTTGAGCATGATCAGCCAAAGTTCTTGCTGGAGTTCTTTAGCCCATCATCGTGAACCTCCATTTTCTTCTCCGAGACCTCAAAATGTCAGAGACCAAGATGCAAATTCTGGAAGAGCCGATGAGTAGCTGGAGGTGACCGGACCCTGTGGATAAGATCCAGTCATATTCGTGGTGCTCGGGGACCGACATGGTCGCGACTAGGGGTGAATCAGCGGGTTGGATCGATGCATCTAGGACAGCCACTCGGAGGAGGGAGTCAGGTTGTGAGGGGAGGGGCAAGGTGAAGGCGATGAAGCGAGATGGAATTAAGGTTTCAAAGGTGGCTAGATCGAGTTTTGTCCTTGCTTCCGATCAGATGTTTCACCAAAAAGATGCAATACGGTGCGTTAGATGGTGCGTCAAACTGTTTGTACCTAACaaatcttatatattaatttgtaaaagttattcGGGCTTTCTTTTTGGTAAAGggtttgaaacaattttttcaGTTGGTCCATGAACAACTGGACTTTGAGCTCATCATGGTTTCCCCCCTTGGGCCCTAACCCTTTCATTGATAACAGGCCCACATACTTCAATCATACAGACCGAGTAATTAGTTTTAGAGAAATTATTGTTGCAGTCGTTAGTGTATAAGTGtcgtgcaatcattttaaaaaaagtaaataaatacgggaCTCACATGAAACATTGTCATTACTACCTACCCCTATTTTATTAGTCAAGCTTTTagatatttcaaaatatatttagcaGCTACTAAATGAGGGATTGAGGAGACTGCATAAACTTGTCTACAAGTCCAATAGCAAATGAAATCTCTGGGCGAGTCAGAGTGAAGTACTGGAGACCGCCCACCATACATACTCCTATAGGCCGATGGATCTGATAGTAGCTCACCATCATGAGAATACAGCTTGGCGTTAAGCTGGAGTCACACGGGGACTCGTTTAGATAGAGATGCTGCTCATTGACCAGCCTTTGATCCTAGAAAGCTTGAGCATAAGGGTGTTTGCAGAAATGATTTATTGAAGAAAACTGATGAAAACAAGCCCAAGGGGAATACCAAATTCTGTACTTATGTTAGGGGGGAAGAAAGCCAAACATTAGAAGAGCCCAATCGTTCTAGGAGCGGCAAGAGATCAATAAAAACCTCATATGGTAAAGCTCAAAATAGAAAGGCAGATTCCCGAAAAAGCCTTTGCAGCATTGCAAGAAAACAACATTGTCAAAGTAGTGCCTCTACTGTTCCCTCCTTCCCACCGCCCTCCCCTCTATGGATCATCTCGCTCTACTTCCAAGTAAATTGGGTAAATAGGTTGGACGGACTTATCATCATGTTCATTTTCTTATGTAAAAAGACCACTCGTATATCGGAAACATTTCAAAACAATCCTTAGACTTCTACAGATGCTTCATTGGCATCTTATTCATATGAAAGAGTGTGGGATGCTTTTTTCATAGAATTACTATTTTTGGAGGATTGGATTACACCTTTCTTTTAGTCCATTATTCTGATACCCCATGTCTTTCCTGCTGTGTCAAGGCCACAACGAGCGGAATGGAGCTTCTATTTTGCTATTTCTTTTGTTGGAACTTTGTAAACACCTTTCGAATTAAATGATTCAGTGTGAAAATCACACTCACTCTCTCTAGACCGCCCTTTACTCAACTCAAAATAGCGTATATTAGAAAGCATCTCATGAGTTGAAAGACTCGTTACAACTTGCGCTTTTGTCAAGGGCAAGGGAATCACCCGGCTCATTCACCAGAAATCTGCCTAAGAAAGACCTATCCGGAAACAAAGATGGTTTCGTAGCtgataaaatttaatagtgaactccactctttttcaaaacgactgcacgacgcttacgcacttcacgattacatgtagcattactcttagtTTTACTGGTTTAGTGATTGTGCTCGTTGAACATTTTTTGTGAGGTTTGACTAGGGGTGTaagaaaaaatcgaaaaatagATTAAACTGGATCAGTTTGTAATCAGTTTGGTGTAGTATCAgttcttaaaaatgaaaactgaTCATAAATCGGTACGATAccgatttttatattttgaaaatcgattTAAACCGAATCAGACcggtacatatatatttttaattttttatattatatataatttttatatatgttatatgttacatttcgaattaaataatatgaaattctaatcttattattcaaatttattaatatactagCATAATTAAacactaattatactattttaatcttattattcaagtttattaatctcactaatagGCTAgacattacttatattatactattataattgaatattaaagaattaagaattaataattattaataataaatattaaattatcacaattaaatttaatattaaaaaaattataatattaaacagTGTCATACATATAAATGATAAATCGGAAATTCggactaaaattaaaaaattaaaaaaataaaaaatttattttaatgataaatcggttatcgattcttaaatttttaaaaatatttattttcaaaatttctctaAAATTGGACCAGGCTGCAAGGTTAATCCCTAGTTTGACCCCTAGCCGGCGAATCTCGGAATTATGACCTTACGCGTCATTGTCTTACGTCGCCCCGACTAGGAATCGAGTATATTATCGCGTTTGCGTTGGCAATCTGTATTCCCGACGTGGCTTTCCCACTCATTTTCCCTCTCGGGAAAATAAATTCCAAACCCTTGCTCTTCTCTTTTCCAACCGATTCCCAATTTCTCATTTCTCGGGTGTGAGGACTTCACGGGCATGGACATCTCTCTCATCGCTGACACGGTTAATGTGGCCACCGCGCAAGGCCTAGGCTTCGCCAAATCCATTCTTCGTCGTCATTGCGTCGCCTCCCACAACAACAACCTCTCAATCTCTGCCGTGCTTTTCGCGGTCGGCGCTCTAGCTCCTCCGACGGTCAGATCCAATTACTCTCGAACTGGTGCCCGGACGTTCCTCCGAAAAAAACGCCGCACGAGAAGGAGATCCTTCGGCGGCGAGGACTCCGAGGACGGTGAAGACGACGGTTTTTTTGGCGACGGTGGAGATGGTCCATTCGGCGGAGGCAGTGGTGGCGGTGGCAGAGGGTGGAATTTTGACGGATTCGGAGGACTTAATTGGGATGGATCGCCGTCACCGCCCTCTGACCCCGCTTTCGATTTCGTTTACGAGGTCATCTGCTGGATTGCGCTCTCGAATTGCGTGCACTTCGCGTTCAAGAGGATCGTTCGGATTCTGGCGGATGGGATTGGAGATGCTGAGAGAGAGAAGGTGCCGATGAGGTTGACATCGGTTTGCTAATA is a window from the Juglans regia cultivar Chandler chromosome 7, Walnut 2.0, whole genome shotgun sequence genome containing:
- the LOC108988979 gene encoding uncharacterized protein LOC108988979, with protein sequence MDISLIADTVNVATAQGLGFAKSILRRHCVASHNNNLSISAVLFAVGALAPPTVRSNYSRTGARTFLRKKRRTRRRSFGGEDSEDGEDDGFFGDGGDGPFGGGSGGGGRGWNFDGFGGLNWDGSPSPPSDPAFDFVYEVICWIALSNCVHFAFKRIVRILADGIGDAEREKVPMRLTSVC